One Pectobacterium colocasium DNA segment encodes these proteins:
- the ftnA gene encoding non-heme ferritin: MLKKEMIQKLNEQLNLEFYSANLYLQMSAWCGDKGFEGASSFLKTHSQEEMQHMQRLFDYLDDTGSLPVLGAIAAPPIDFDSLADVFKLTYEHEQLITAKINELAHEAMALQDYSTFNFLQWYVAEQHEEEKLFRSILDKLALVKASEGGLFFIDQDLKKMSAAAPSA; the protein is encoded by the coding sequence ATGTTAAAAAAAGAAATGATTCAGAAGCTGAATGAGCAACTTAATCTGGAATTTTATTCCGCAAATTTGTATCTGCAGATGAGCGCATGGTGCGGTGACAAAGGTTTTGAAGGCGCATCCAGTTTCCTGAAGACGCATTCTCAGGAAGAAATGCAGCACATGCAGCGCCTGTTTGACTATCTGGACGACACCGGAAGCCTGCCTGTATTAGGCGCGATTGCTGCACCGCCGATTGATTTTGATTCATTGGCTGATGTCTTCAAGCTGACCTATGAACACGAACAACTGATCACTGCAAAAATTAATGAGCTGGCGCATGAGGCGATGGCGCTGCAAGACTACTCCACATTTAACTTCCTGCAATGGTACGTTGCTGAACAGCACGAAGAAGAGAAACTGTTCCGTTCCATTCTGGACAAACTGGCTCTGGTCAAAGCCAGCGAAGGCGGCCTGTTCTTCATCGATCAGGACCTGAAAAAAATGTCTGCGGCGGCACCGTCAGCCTAA
- a CDS encoding YebY family protein, which produces MMKKLLLSIVLTSLSVNAFAAAKLANISRLEYGDRWAFTREEVQLICRPGNALYALHTGTLMQYPLNDVAIAQMKSGQVSAQPIDAIWLDDPKHPGQKKSLQPFIERAEQLCQPEATP; this is translated from the coding sequence ATGATGAAGAAACTCTTGCTATCTATCGTGCTTACCTCACTTTCTGTGAATGCTTTTGCTGCTGCGAAACTGGCCAATATCAGCCGGTTGGAATACGGCGATCGTTGGGCTTTCACCCGTGAAGAAGTTCAACTGATTTGCCGCCCAGGTAATGCTCTGTACGCCTTACACACCGGGACGCTGATGCAGTATCCGCTGAACGATGTTGCTATCGCACAGATGAAGTCCGGGCAGGTGAGTGCACAGCCGATAGATGCAATCTGGTTGGACGATCCTAAACATCCCGGCCAGAAGAAAAGTCTTCAGCCATTTATCGAGCGTGCAGAACAACTGTGTCAGCCAGAGGCGACACCATGA
- the cspG gene encoding cold shock protein CspG translates to MSNKMTGLVKWFDAGKGFGFITPDNGSKDVFVHFSAIQSNDFKTLDEGQKVEFTIENGQKGPAAGNVVAL, encoded by the coding sequence ATGTCTAATAAAATGACTGGTTTAGTAAAATGGTTTGACGCGGGTAAAGGTTTTGGTTTCATTACTCCTGACAACGGCAGCAAAGATGTATTCGTACATTTCTCTGCTATTCAGAGCAATGATTTCAAAACGCTGGACGAAGGCCAAAAGGTTGAGTTCACCATTGAAAATGGCCAGAAAGGCCCAGCAGCTGGCAACGTTGTCGCACTGTAA